ACGAGCGGGCAGGACGCCTTCTGGGAGACCATAAGGGCCTTTAACATCGCCGAAAAGCTGAGAACCCCCGTTGTGGTGCTCTTCGATGGAGTGCTCGCCCACACTAGGGAGCAGATAAAGATTCCGGACGTTTCGGAAGTCGAGATAACCTACCGCAAGCTTCCGGAGAATGAGGAAGAGGCAAGACTCCCCTTCGGCGACCCCCACGGGGACGGCGTTCCGCCGATGCCGCTCTTCGGTCACGGCTACTTCACCCACGTCACCGGTTCGACTCACAAGGAGACCGGCCTGAGGGACGTTTACACCCCTGAGGTTCACGATAGGCTTGTGAGGAGAATCCACCGCAAGATTGAGAAGAACCGCGAAGTTTACGAGAAGTACGAGGAGCACTTCACGGACGACGCCGAGATACTCGTCGTCAGCTGGGGCGTTACCGCGAGACCGGCCCTCGGAGCAGTTCTCAGGGCCAGGGAGGAGGGAATAAAGGTCGGCCTCTTCGTGCCGAAGACCGTCCACCCGTTCCCGGCCGAGAGAATGAGGGAGCTTGGAAAGCGCGTTAGAACGATACTCGTCGCCGAGATGAACCTCGGCCAGATGATAATCGAGGTCGAGCGCTACGTTAACGACGACGTCCTCCTCAAGGGCGTGAACAAAATCGGCGGAGTGCCTCTGACCGTTGAGGAGATCCTCCGCGAGATAAGGGGTGTTGCCTGATGGCGAAG
The Thermococcus radiotolerans genome window above contains:
- a CDS encoding 2-oxoacid:acceptor oxidoreductase subunit alpha encodes the protein MIIRGNEPEQLRLLRKLYKPGNYFMQGNEAVAYGALFAGCRFYAGYPITPSSEIAETMARELPKLGGYYLQMEDEIGSIAAMVGASWTGFKVMTATAGPGFSLMQENLGYAVMTETPLVLVDVQRSGPSTGQATKGAQGDFFQARWGTHGDHPIVAVSPTSGQDAFWETIRAFNIAEKLRTPVVVLFDGVLAHTREQIKIPDVSEVEITYRKLPENEEEARLPFGDPHGDGVPPMPLFGHGYFTHVTGSTHKETGLRDVYTPEVHDRLVRRIHRKIEKNREVYEKYEEHFTDDAEILVVSWGVTARPALGAVLRAREEGIKVGLFVPKTVHPFPAERMRELGKRVRTILVAEMNLGQMIIEVERYVNDDVLLKGVNKIGGVPLTVEEILREIRGVA